AGTTGTCGCCGTTAATACAAGTACGAATAAAGTTGTAGCCGTTGGTACAGAAGCTTATAAAATGGTTGGACGGACACCTGGTAATATTCGGGTAATTCGACCATTAAAAAATGGTGTCATTGCCGATTTTGATATTACAGAGGCGATGCTGTCTTACTTTATTGAAAAGTTAAATGTCAAAGGCTTTATGTCAAAGCCTAACATACTAATTTGTGCGCCAACAGGAGTTACGTCAATTGAGCAAAAGGCGATAATTCAAGCAGCAGAAAAATCCGGTGGCGGTAAGGTCTATTTAGACTTTGAACCTAAGGTTGCTGCTGTAGGTGCTGGCCTTGATATTTTTAAGCCGCAAGGAAACATTGTGATTGATATTGGTGGTGGAACTACTGATATTGCTGTTTTGTCGATGGGTGAAATTGTGACTAGCCAGTCTCTACGCTATGCCGGCGATCATATGAATCAAGCAGTTGTCTCTTATATTAAAAATAAGCACAATCTTTTGATTGGTTCACGTACAGCTGAACAAATTAAAATTGAAATTGGTAGTGCTTTTGAACCGGATAAAGAAGAAACGATTACAGTTCGTGGTAGAGATGTTGTTGATGGTTTACCAAAACAAGCTACTGTTTCAGCTCCTGAAATTCAAGAGGCTCTTCATGATGGTTTAATGACTATTATTGCAGCTACAAAAGATGTTTTAGAGAAAACACCACCAGAACTATCGGCTGATATTATTGACCGTGGCATAATGCTTACTGGTGGTGGAGCGCTACTTAAAAATATTGATAAGCTTATATCGTATTACCTTAAAGTTCCCGTATTAACTGCTGATCATCCGTTAGAAGCTGTGGCATTGGGAACTGGTATTTTACTTAAAAATATTGAAAAGCATCAACGTCATTAGCAGAAGTAGGAGGTTGACTTGCGTAAGTTACTGATTTTTCTAGTTAAAATTTATCAAAGGGTTATATCACCGGCTTTACCTAGCAGTTGTCGATATTATCCAACATGTTCAACCTATATGATCGATGCACTAAAGAAATTTGGCCCGGTTTTAGGGTTAGTCATGGGAATTTGCCGAATTTTTCGTTGCAATCCATTTGTACGAGGTGGTGTAGATCCCGTGCCAGATAAATTTACTATTTTTCGTAATCCTCATCCAGAAAAATATGAGGATGAAATTATTGCTAAAAAATTTCATCCGTATGTGAAGTAGGAGAAGTTATGTCAAGAAAACCAGAGAATATAAACGTAGAAATAAACGAGTTAAAAGGAAAGGAAAATCCAACTTGGGAAGTCGTAATTCCTAATAAAAAGGCGATTGGCTTGATTGAAAAAATTTCTGGTCGCTATCGCGCCACAACTGGAAAAACTAACAGTGTCTTGTATTCCAAGAGCTTAGAAAGTAGTATCAATGATCTGCTTTCTTACTTTGCTTTACACGAAAAATAGTTAGCAGTATCGGACAGTGATAATTAATGGTAAAAGTACAAAATAAAACAGATCTTTTTGATCAGATAGCATGGAACATTGTGATTCCAGTTTTAATTCTTGCCGCAATTGGACTTTATTCTATCTATTTTGCTGCAGTTGATGATCCTAGTCATATGGGTAGTCCACTAAAGGCCGTATTAATGCAGGGATTATGGTATGTTATCTCGTTAGTAATTGTTGTCTTTGTGATTCAGTTTGACGCAGAGCAATTGTTTAGAATTGCACCATACGTGTATGGCTTTGGGATAATACTTCTCATTGCAGTTTTATTCTTTTATAACCGTAGTATCGCGGCTGATGCGGGGGCAAAGAGCTGGTTTAAGCTCGGACCAATTTCTTTTCAGCCTTCGGAGGTTATGAAGCCAGCATTTATCTTAATGTTGGCACGAGTTGTTCATGAGCATAACCAAAAGATGGCACATACAATAAAAAACGATTGGCTACTCATTGGTAAAATGATTGCCTGGCTTTTTCCAATTGCAATTTTGCTAAAATTACAAAATGACTTTGGAACTATGTTAGTATTTATTGCTATTGTTGGTGGCGTTATACTCGTTTCAGGAATATCGTGGAAAATTATCACGCCCATGTTTGTAGCCGTCTTTATCTTAGGAGCAGTAACTATTTTTATGGTTACTACTGCTGGGGGACAGTCTTTTCTTAGCCATTTCTTTCAGCCGTATCAGTTTAGGCGGATTATGTCTTGGCTTAATCCTTCTACTGATACTTCAAAAGCAGCCTATCAGTTGTGGCAGAGCATGCAGGCAATTGGTTCTGGACAGATTTTTGGCAATGGCTTTGGCAATTTAAGCGTATATGTTCCAGTTCGCGGCTCCGATATGGTTTATTCTGTTATTGGTGAATCCCTTGGCTTTGTAGGTAGTGTTGCAGTTATATTATTATACTTATATTTGATTATTCAAATGGTTCGCATTACTTTTGATACTAAAAATGCTTTTTATTCTTATGTTTCTACAGGGGTGATTATGATGATCTTATTTCACGTCTTTGAGAACATTGGGATGAGCATTGATTTACTGCCCTTAACCGGTATACCTTTACCATTTATTTCGCAGGGAGGATCAGCCTTAATTGGCAACATGATTGGAATTGGAATGATTCTTTCAATGAAATTTCATAATAAGGATTACATGTTCAGCCAGGCTGGTGACTTTTAATTAATTTGTTTATTGCATAAAAAAACACTTCAAAATTTTTTGAAGTGCTTTTTTAGTTTAAATTAAATCTTGATTCTCTTTTGAACGGCAAACAAGAACATCACAGTCAGCAGTTCTAGTAACATATTCGGTAACACTACCAATTAAAATTCGTTCGACTGCATTTAAGCCAGTAGCACCAACGATGATTAGATCAATTTGATGCTTCTTTGGAAATTCGTGAGCGATGATTGATTTTGGAGAGCCAAATTCAATTGAAAAGTGTACTTCTTCAACGCCAGCTTCCTTAGCTTCGTCGTAATATTTTTGCAGTTTGTCTTTAGCGTCATTTGATACCTGTTCGA
This genomic window from Lactobacillus panisapium contains:
- a CDS encoding rod shape-determining protein, with protein sequence MARDIGIDLGTANVLINVSGKGIVLNEPSVVAVNTSTNKVVAVGTEAYKMVGRTPGNIRVIRPLKNGVIADFDITEAMLSYFIEKLNVKGFMSKPNILICAPTGVTSIEQKAIIQAAEKSGGGKVYLDFEPKVAAVGAGLDIFKPQGNIVIDIGGGTTDIAVLSMGEIVTSQSLRYAGDHMNQAVVSYIKNKHNLLIGSRTAEQIKIEIGSAFEPDKEETITVRGRDVVDGLPKQATVSAPEIQEALHDGLMTIIAATKDVLEKTPPELSADIIDRGIMLTGGGALLKNIDKLISYYLKVPVLTADHPLEAVALGTGILLKNIEKHQRH
- the yidD gene encoding membrane protein insertion efficiency factor YidD; translated protein: MRKLLIFLVKIYQRVISPALPSSCRYYPTCSTYMIDALKKFGPVLGLVMGICRIFRCNPFVRGGVDPVPDKFTIFRNPHPEKYEDEIIAKKFHPYVK
- a CDS encoding DUF2969 domain-containing protein yields the protein MSRKPENINVEINELKGKENPTWEVVIPNKKAIGLIEKISGRYRATTGKTNSVLYSKSLESSINDLLSYFALHEK
- a CDS encoding FtsW/RodA/SpoVE family cell cycle protein, with the protein product MVKVQNKTDLFDQIAWNIVIPVLILAAIGLYSIYFAAVDDPSHMGSPLKAVLMQGLWYVISLVIVVFVIQFDAEQLFRIAPYVYGFGIILLIAVLFFYNRSIAADAGAKSWFKLGPISFQPSEVMKPAFILMLARVVHEHNQKMAHTIKNDWLLIGKMIAWLFPIAILLKLQNDFGTMLVFIAIVGGVILVSGISWKIITPMFVAVFILGAVTIFMVTTAGGQSFLSHFFQPYQFRRIMSWLNPSTDTSKAAYQLWQSMQAIGSGQIFGNGFGNLSVYVPVRGSDMVYSVIGESLGFVGSVAVILLYLYLIIQMVRITFDTKNAFYSYVSTGVIMMILFHVFENIGMSIDLLPLTGIPLPFISQGGSALIGNMIGIGMILSMKFHNKDYMFSQAGDF
- a CDS encoding universal stress protein, giving the protein MMKQYHRIQVAVDGSKEADLAFKKSVAAAKRNEAVLEILHVIDTRSFQNVSSFDSEMVEQVSNDAKDKLQKYYDEAKEAGVEEVHFSIEFGSPKSIIAHEFPKKHQIDLIIVGATGLNAVERILIGSVTEYVTRTADCDVLVCRSKENQDLI